A genomic stretch from Erysipelothrix sp. HDW6C includes:
- a CDS encoding ABC transporter permease: MLDFIIDVSVQGLLYGIMSMGVMLSYKVLDIPDLSVDGTFPLGVAVSAILIVDGVNPWLALLVSLLAGFLAGVVTGFFHVKLGITALLSGILVMTGLYSINLMVAGGKSNIPLFKYENIFSTTWLENMGAPAFLIDNYQIIIMVILVLVVKLAIDSLLKTRVGYLLKVTGDNPNLVTTFGHSVGLVKILGLALANAIVAFSGGVAASVGRYFDISLGTGMVVLGLSSVILGTTLFGKLKLKQTTMVILGAIVYRFIIALALKFNMDPQFLKLATVVIFVGAILINKLLGKGASV, from the coding sequence ATGTTGGATTTTATAATTGATGTAAGTGTACAAGGACTCCTCTACGGCATTATGTCGATGGGGGTCATGTTGTCCTATAAAGTATTGGATATTCCTGATTTGAGCGTTGATGGAACATTCCCATTGGGTGTTGCTGTGAGTGCGATATTAATTGTAGATGGTGTCAACCCATGGTTGGCGTTGTTGGTTTCCCTACTTGCAGGATTTCTTGCAGGCGTTGTTACGGGATTCTTCCATGTAAAACTTGGCATTACGGCTCTGTTGAGTGGAATTTTGGTAATGACTGGCTTGTACTCAATCAACCTTATGGTTGCGGGTGGAAAGTCAAACATTCCATTATTCAAATACGAAAACATATTCTCAACCACATGGTTAGAGAATATGGGTGCCCCCGCATTTCTAATCGATAATTACCAAATCATTATTATGGTGATTTTGGTCCTCGTTGTTAAACTCGCAATCGATAGCTTATTAAAAACACGCGTCGGTTACTTGTTGAAAGTTACAGGAGACAATCCAAATCTTGTGACAACATTCGGTCACAGTGTGGGGTTGGTAAAAATTCTAGGATTAGCGCTTGCGAATGCAATTGTTGCCTTTAGTGGTGGTGTTGCTGCATCGGTAGGACGCTACTTTGATATCTCCCTTGGAACCGGAATGGTTGTCTTGGGATTATCATCAGTCATCTTAGGAACAACACTCTTTGGAAAACTGAAGTTAAAACAAACGACAATGGTAATTCTTGGAGCGATTGTTTACCGATTCATTATTGCTTTAGCACTGAAATTCAATATGGATCCACAGTTCTTGAAACTGGCAACGGTTGTCATCTTTGTGGGGGCAATCTTAATCAATAAGTTACTTGGGAAAGGAGCATCTGTCTGA
- a CDS encoding linear amide C-N hydrolase, which yields MCTGINFLSQNNHNYWARTQEYAIDMPIEGISVPKETEITLNSTVFTSKYAMGGINLDASSANLSMILMLEGINEGGLTGGSFYFGDGCNHYDTLANITASGRRPLCGEEFVTWALANYASVEDIKEHANRDVAISTEKNALGESMPQHYMFTDRTGASIVVEPSKVGELIIHDNPIGVMTNSPEFPWHLKNLQNYTGMTPFAHDAKDCNGYHIYAPGGNGFFGVPGDSTPQSRFVRIAMNKMNMEIPSDADAIPSAFHILNSFDITRGTVRKPNDLVQYTQYTSAYDLENGGIYISTYRCRAIQCFKFKKDITAVQRIHINQEEHYIGLD from the coding sequence ATGTGTACAGGCATTAATTTTTTATCGCAAAACAATCATAATTATTGGGCACGAACGCAAGAATATGCGATTGACATGCCGATTGAAGGTATTTCGGTTCCAAAGGAAACGGAAATTACATTGAATTCAACTGTGTTCACAAGTAAGTATGCAATGGGAGGCATCAACTTGGATGCAAGCAGTGCAAACTTGAGCATGATCCTTATGTTAGAAGGGATAAATGAAGGGGGTCTTACGGGTGGGTCTTTCTACTTTGGTGATGGGTGTAACCACTACGATACACTAGCAAATATTACTGCATCCGGAAGACGTCCACTATGTGGAGAAGAATTTGTGACATGGGCTTTGGCGAACTATGCATCGGTTGAAGATATAAAAGAGCACGCCAATCGTGATGTCGCAATTTCTACGGAGAAAAATGCACTGGGTGAATCAATGCCACAACATTATATGTTTACCGATCGTACGGGTGCATCCATTGTTGTGGAACCATCAAAAGTTGGGGAACTCATTATACACGATAACCCAATCGGTGTAATGACCAATTCACCAGAGTTTCCATGGCATCTTAAGAATCTTCAAAATTACACAGGCATGACGCCTTTTGCACACGATGCAAAGGATTGCAACGGTTATCATATTTATGCACCGGGGGGTAATGGTTTCTTTGGTGTTCCCGGTGATTCGACACCGCAGTCTCGGTTTGTACGGATTGCGATGAACAAAATGAACATGGAAATTCCTAGCGATGCGGATGCAATTCCCAGCGCATTTCATATTCTGAATAGTTTCGATATTACCCGGGGAACGGTTCGTAAGCCCAATGACCTTGTCCAATATACTCAGTATACGTCAGCATATGACTTAGAAAATGGTGGTATTTACATATCAACCTACCGATGTCGCGCCATTCAGTGTTTTAAGTTCAAGAAAGATATTACTGCAGTACAACGAATTCACATTAATCAAGAAGAACACTATATTGGTTTGGACTAA
- a CDS encoding ABC transporter substrate-binding protein, with the protein MKKTIAIVLMMVLVLTGCASKEKSEFTVGVLNWGEHPALNASLDGMVKGLEEAGVSGRIKVEVKNANEDASNATIIASQFVSEKVDLIYAIATPSAQIALTAVEGTNIPVIFSAVSDAKAAGLVENIAKPEGNITGVSDLPPLEKQVKLMQEMLPEMKTIGILFNTSEVNSQNQIIEVKEIAQGLGLSVLEKGVSNASEIASAATQVATDSDALFIVNDNMIATATGLVVEQALKQNKPVFMAEDGQFDQGIFASDSVSYFNLGKIAGVMIKEILIDGKNIADIPVQTSDDTELSVSKEMAEKLGIEIPQSILERAAVR; encoded by the coding sequence ATGAAAAAGACAATTGCAATCGTATTAATGATGGTACTGGTATTAACAGGGTGCGCATCGAAAGAGAAATCAGAGTTTACGGTCGGGGTATTGAATTGGGGCGAACATCCAGCACTCAATGCCTCGTTAGATGGAATGGTTAAGGGACTTGAAGAGGCAGGAGTTAGTGGTCGCATCAAGGTTGAGGTTAAGAACGCAAATGAAGATGCAAGCAATGCAACAATTATTGCGAGCCAATTTGTGAGTGAGAAAGTTGATTTAATCTACGCGATTGCAACGCCATCCGCTCAAATTGCGCTTACTGCTGTGGAGGGAACAAACATTCCTGTTATATTCAGTGCTGTATCAGACGCGAAAGCCGCGGGGCTTGTTGAGAACATTGCCAAACCAGAAGGAAACATAACGGGTGTTAGTGATTTACCGCCGTTGGAAAAACAAGTGAAACTGATGCAAGAAATGCTTCCCGAAATGAAAACGATTGGTATTCTATTTAATACCAGTGAGGTTAATAGCCAAAATCAAATTATAGAAGTTAAAGAAATTGCCCAAGGATTGGGATTGTCAGTTCTTGAAAAAGGTGTCAGCAATGCTAGTGAGATTGCCAGTGCTGCAACACAGGTTGCAACAGATTCCGATGCGTTGTTTATTGTGAATGATAACATGATTGCTACAGCTACAGGCCTTGTCGTTGAACAAGCATTGAAACAAAACAAACCGGTGTTTATGGCAGAGGATGGTCAATTTGATCAAGGAATCTTCGCGTCAGATTCGGTAAGCTACTTCAATCTTGGCAAGATTGCTGGCGTTATGATTAAGGAAATTCTAATTGATGGAAAAAATATTGCAGATATTCCCGTACAAACTTCGGATGATACGGAACTCTCAGTAAGTAAAGAAATGGCGGAGAAACTTGGAATTGAGATTCCGCAAAGTATTTTAGAAAGAGCGGCTGTGCGATAA
- a CDS encoding extracellular solute-binding protein yields MKNIKKFLVVLLAVLVLVGCSSGSGDKGNADIVTDVPEGTEITFWHGMNGGQEEALTKITADFMAANPNIKVVLQNQSSYKDLQAKINSTMTSPANLPTITQAYSNWLYNVAEEDILVDLTPYINHKEIGIENLDDIVPALLDGAKINGTQFGLPFNKSTEVLYYNPDMLAEYGVEVPTTMEEFATASKTIYEKSGGKVVGGGFDSLNNYYAIGMANKGVEFNKDLDVTSKESLEVVKYYQDGVKEGYFRIAGSDKYLSGPFGNELIAMNIGSMAGESNVRKATEGKFEYGVALRPSEKNIQQGTDVFMFNNATPEQKTAAFKYMAYLVSEEAQLYWSTSTGYMPARTSVINSEAYKGSKSKIAALIGDASKNLFAIPVVENSDPVYNLSREMMELILSDPSKDAEAVLKDYQAKFTATWNQ; encoded by the coding sequence ATGAAAAATATCAAAAAATTTCTAGTAGTATTATTAGCTGTATTAGTGTTAGTAGGTTGTTCAAGTGGCTCGGGTGATAAAGGTAACGCAGATATCGTTACTGATGTGCCTGAGGGAACAGAAATTACTTTCTGGCACGGAATGAATGGAGGTCAAGAAGAAGCATTAACAAAAATTACTGCTGACTTCATGGCTGCAAACCCTAATATTAAAGTAGTCTTACAAAACCAATCAAGCTACAAAGATTTGCAAGCAAAAATCAACTCAACAATGACTTCACCAGCAAACTTACCAACAATCACACAAGCATATTCAAACTGGTTGTACAATGTTGCTGAAGAAGATATCTTAGTTGATCTTACTCCATACATCAATCACAAAGAAATTGGTATTGAAAACTTAGATGATATTGTTCCTGCATTATTAGATGGTGCAAAAATCAATGGTACACAATTCGGTTTACCATTCAACAAATCAACAGAAGTTCTTTACTATAACCCAGATATGTTAGCAGAGTATGGTGTTGAAGTTCCTACAACAATGGAAGAATTTGCAACAGCATCAAAAACTATCTATGAAAAATCCGGTGGTAAAGTAGTCGGTGGTGGATTTGATTCACTCAACAACTACTATGCAATTGGTATGGCAAATAAAGGTGTTGAATTTAACAAGGATTTAGATGTTACAAGCAAAGAAAGTCTTGAAGTTGTTAAATACTACCAAGACGGTGTTAAAGAAGGTTACTTCCGAATTGCTGGTTCAGACAAATACTTATCAGGACCATTTGGAAACGAATTAATCGCAATGAACATTGGATCAATGGCTGGAGAATCAAACGTTCGTAAAGCTACTGAAGGAAAATTCGAGTACGGAGTTGCATTACGTCCATCCGAAAAGAACATCCAACAAGGTACTGATGTATTTATGTTTAACAATGCTACACCAGAACAAAAAACTGCAGCATTCAAATACATGGCTTACTTAGTATCAGAAGAAGCACAACTATACTGGTCAACATCAACAGGATACATGCCTGCACGTACATCAGTTATTAACAGTGAAGCTTACAAGGGTTCAAAATCAAAAATTGCAGCACTTATTGGTGATGCAAGTAAGAACTTATTCGCAATTCCAGTAGTTGAAAACTCAGACCCAGTTTACAACTTATCACGTGAGATGATGGAATTAATTCTATCAGATCCAAGTAAAGATGCTGAAGCAGTCCTAAAAGACTACCAAGCGAAATTTACTGCAACTTGGAATCAATAA
- a CDS encoding ABC transporter ATP-binding protein: MIQFENIHKKFNKNSLAETTLYDSLSLDVEDGEFITIIGSNGSGKSTLLNMLCGQVKPDAGAIGFKGNNLLKIKDFRRFKTISRVYQDPVAGTSPSLTVLENLSMAVNKGKLFNLGKAVRHDKDAFFKEQLATLDLGLEDKLHVQVGQLSGGQRQALSLLMALMNNPEVLLLDEHTAALDPKSSEAIMKLTDKMIKERNITSIMVTHNLQHALDYGDRLIMFHRGEIIYDVKGEAKDKLQRSDLIRLFLEHEDTFADTI; this comes from the coding sequence ATGATTCAATTCGAAAATATACATAAAAAATTCAATAAGAATTCGTTGGCGGAGACAACTCTTTACGATAGTTTGAGTTTGGATGTCGAGGATGGTGAGTTTATTACTATTATAGGATCAAATGGTAGTGGTAAATCGACATTGCTCAATATGTTGTGTGGGCAAGTCAAACCCGATGCAGGCGCAATCGGATTCAAGGGAAATAACCTTCTGAAGATTAAGGATTTCCGACGGTTCAAAACAATATCACGAGTATACCAAGATCCGGTTGCAGGAACATCCCCATCACTCACGGTTCTTGAAAATTTATCGATGGCTGTCAACAAAGGAAAACTCTTTAATCTTGGAAAAGCGGTGCGCCATGATAAGGATGCTTTCTTCAAAGAGCAACTTGCTACCTTAGATTTAGGACTCGAAGACAAACTACACGTTCAAGTAGGTCAACTATCGGGTGGACAACGCCAAGCACTTTCACTTTTGATGGCGCTCATGAACAACCCAGAAGTACTGCTTTTGGATGAACACACAGCTGCTTTAGATCCAAAAAGCTCTGAAGCGATTATGAAACTCACAGATAAAATGATTAAAGAGAGAAACATTACATCAATTATGGTTACACATAATCTCCAACACGCTCTTGATTATGGTGATCGCCTTATTATGTTCCATCGTGGCGAAATTATTTACGATGTTAAAGGGGAAGCGAAAGACAAATTACAACGCAGCGATTTGATTCGTCTTTTCTTAGAGCATGAAGATACATTTGCAGATACCATTTAA
- a CDS encoding carbohydrate ABC transporter permease, protein MKKFVQVTSLIFILIMAMITLFPFIYMVLASFMTYQEATSMPPTLIPSMPQFINFKSVFEHAPFVRYFANTVFVSLSTTAGILVTSVLAAFALVKLEFKYKNVVLLVMISLLMVPYESIVFTNYQTIAQMGLLNTYWALIIPSLASVFYIYYLVGYFKGIPSSYYKAAKIDGCKDYEFIWKILIPLSKPALVTVGILSFISGWNSFLWPLLVTNDTNMRLLNNGLSAFTTESGSDVHLQMAAATLTIIPVLIIYFIFRKEIIRGVAKNGIKG, encoded by the coding sequence ATGAAAAAATTCGTTCAAGTTACGTCGTTAATCTTTATACTTATTATGGCAATGATTACATTGTTCCCATTTATTTATATGGTGCTTGCAAGTTTTATGACATATCAAGAAGCAACAAGTATGCCGCCAACATTGATTCCATCAATGCCGCAGTTTATCAACTTCAAAAGTGTGTTTGAACATGCCCCATTTGTTCGATATTTTGCCAATACTGTATTTGTTTCACTATCAACAACTGCAGGAATTCTTGTGACTTCGGTGCTTGCAGCATTTGCACTCGTCAAACTTGAGTTCAAATATAAGAATGTCGTTCTCTTGGTGATGATCTCATTATTGATGGTTCCATATGAGTCTATTGTATTTACAAACTACCAAACGATTGCACAAATGGGCTTACTCAATACCTACTGGGCATTGATTATTCCATCATTGGCATCGGTATTCTATATTTATTATTTGGTTGGATACTTTAAGGGTATTCCGAGTTCATACTACAAGGCAGCTAAAATTGATGGTTGCAAAGATTATGAATTCATTTGGAAGATTCTTATTCCATTATCAAAACCAGCACTTGTAACCGTTGGTATTCTAAGCTTTATTTCTGGTTGGAACTCGTTCCTATGGCCATTGCTTGTAACCAACGATACGAATATGCGTTTGCTGAACAATGGGCTTTCAGCATTTACAACTGAAAGTGGTTCGGATGTCCATTTACAAATGGCAGCTGCCACGCTAACAATTATTCCAGTCTTGATCATTTACTTTATTTTTAGAAAAGAAATAATTAGAGGGGTCGCAAAGAATGGAATTAAAGGATAG
- a CDS encoding carbohydrate ABC transporter permease has protein sequence MKPFRKYSAENQPKAWFFLLPALGLITLFNVYPLLKSVWMSFQKGSLLNPKFAGISNYVSVINDPTFHTAMKNTAIYAFFVVPICLVISLLIAWLIFEKIKHKNFFETIFFIPYVTSTIAIGIVFKYLLNGSYGIVNHILGWVGVAPINWLDNVSMSVPTLIIFGIWSGLAFNIIILLAGFRNISEEYYKVADMFGASSWEKFYRITIPQLLPTVTFLLTVNFIGAFKVYTQVYALFGGSAGIANSAQTAVFYIYDKFHIAGRPGMAMAATVILFGLILLFTVIQNKIVKKVEG, from the coding sequence ATGAAACCGTTTAGAAAGTACAGTGCAGAGAATCAACCCAAAGCGTGGTTTTTCTTATTACCTGCGTTAGGACTGATTACACTCTTTAACGTATACCCACTTTTAAAATCAGTGTGGATGTCCTTTCAAAAAGGAAGTTTATTAAATCCCAAGTTTGCTGGAATCAGTAACTATGTTTCAGTTATTAATGATCCAACATTCCATACGGCCATGAAGAATACTGCAATTTATGCATTCTTTGTTGTGCCAATTTGCCTTGTTATTTCACTCTTAATTGCATGGCTTATTTTTGAAAAAATTAAACATAAAAACTTCTTTGAAACAATCTTCTTTATTCCATATGTCACCAGTACAATTGCAATTGGGATTGTCTTCAAATATCTCTTAAACGGAAGCTACGGAATTGTGAACCACATCTTAGGATGGGTTGGCGTAGCCCCTATAAATTGGCTCGATAATGTGTCAATGTCTGTACCAACCCTCATTATTTTTGGGATTTGGTCAGGACTTGCATTCAACATTATTATCTTGCTTGCTGGATTTAGAAATATCAGTGAAGAATACTATAAAGTTGCAGATATGTTTGGTGCAAGTAGCTGGGAAAAATTCTATCGTATTACGATTCCCCAATTGCTCCCAACTGTAACATTCCTATTAACGGTTAACTTTATTGGTGCATTTAAAGTCTATACTCAGGTCTACGCACTCTTTGGTGGTAGTGCTGGTATTGCGAACAGTGCACAAACTGCCGTATTCTATATCTATGATAAATTCCATATTGCCGGGCGTCCGGGAATGGCGATGGCCGCAACGGTTATCTTATTTGGACTGATTTTACTCTTTACCGTCATCCAAAACAAAATTGTGAAGAAGGTTGAGGGATAA
- a CDS encoding MBL fold metallo-hydrolase gives MELKDRKTKITFHSGVLTIGGTVIEVSYGLDRIFFDFGTEFKPELNLSNETLQELLDNRLIPELDHVYDPRLGYKEKGENTHSNTAVFLSHCHLDHTRMVNYLDPAIPMYALKETKVLLESLNANNDFILPLQDTANGFTREIIGLDNEAVVRVGDISVEVQRVDHDAYGACGLIINTPDMKIAYTGDLRLHGFDREDSLKYCEKAKGCDALIIEGVSISFDDERHVNRINSEQELLDKILSIIENNSNKQVTFNTYPANVKRLAKLVELSPRPVVLEGAYANILKQCLDINTRYYQDDDNDYGLDESLRVAYKDLLEDEGHYVWQVVDNHKKLKGGGVYIHSDATPLGEFDPAYQPFLDALAANNIVFERVACSGHAFPEDLEEIVDRIAPKLLLPIHSLHPERLENKHGLRHLPIRGETI, from the coding sequence ATGGAATTAAAGGATAGAAAAACTAAAATTACATTTCACAGTGGTGTCTTAACAATCGGTGGTACTGTTATCGAAGTTTCATATGGTTTGGATCGTATTTTCTTTGATTTTGGTACCGAATTTAAACCTGAGTTGAATCTCAGCAACGAGACACTCCAAGAGTTATTGGATAACCGTCTGATTCCTGAATTGGATCATGTTTATGACCCTCGTTTGGGATACAAAGAAAAGGGTGAGAACACGCACTCGAATACAGCCGTGTTTCTAAGTCACTGTCACTTGGATCACACGCGTATGGTGAACTACCTTGATCCAGCAATTCCAATGTATGCCCTCAAAGAAACCAAGGTGCTACTTGAAAGTTTGAATGCAAACAACGATTTCATTCTTCCCCTTCAAGATACTGCTAACGGATTTACCCGGGAAATTATTGGATTGGATAATGAAGCCGTTGTTCGTGTTGGAGACATCAGTGTTGAAGTCCAACGCGTCGATCATGATGCTTATGGTGCATGTGGCCTTATTATTAATACACCTGATATGAAGATTGCCTACACTGGTGATTTACGATTGCATGGCTTTGACCGAGAAGACTCGTTAAAGTACTGCGAAAAAGCTAAGGGATGTGATGCGCTCATTATTGAGGGTGTTTCTATCAGCTTTGACGATGAGCGTCACGTGAATCGCATTAACAGTGAACAAGAGTTACTTGATAAGATACTTTCCATTATAGAAAACAATTCAAACAAGCAAGTGACGTTTAATACGTATCCTGCCAACGTCAAGCGTTTGGCAAAACTTGTTGAGTTGAGCCCAAGACCAGTTGTCTTAGAAGGCGCATATGCCAATATTCTAAAACAATGTTTAGATATAAACACGCGTTATTATCAAGACGATGATAATGACTATGGTCTCGATGAATCGTTACGCGTTGCATACAAGGATCTTTTAGAAGATGAAGGTCACTATGTATGGCAGGTCGTGGATAATCACAAGAAACTTAAAGGAGGTGGTGTCTATATCCACAGTGATGCAACACCGTTAGGTGAATTCGATCCCGCATACCAACCATTCTTAGATGCGTTGGCAGCCAACAATATAGTTTTTGAAAGAGTAGCATGTTCTGGACATGCGTTCCCAGAAGACTTAGAGGAAATTGTTGATCGTATTGCACCGAAGTTATTATTACCAATTCATAGTTTGCACCCAGAAAGACTGGAAAACAAACATGGATTGCGTCATTTGCCTATTCGAGGAGAAACTATTTGA
- a CDS encoding ABC transporter substrate-binding protein, which yields MKRYIFIIFALLIITGCAPSSQQSVGVLQFGDFASLTDTYEGFAQVMAEHDIAVVYKNANADASTLMLNAQSLSDNPIDGVFAITTQATQAVINVFEGQDTPIVFGAVSDPASLGIELQTLGGVSDVAPYREQFALIQTLTPQVKRIGMVYRTGDVNGVYQIEQVKTASENSGFEIVERGVNDAQELAIALPSLVREVDAIYLITDDLNVSNTAMIVDGATKAEIPVYATEDGQFEEGILASVSISYTDLGRQAGEMMVKALNGEPVSIDLPRKVETKINGEVAQIMKLEVPDDLKTYIVE from the coding sequence ATGAAACGCTACATATTTATTATTTTTGCTTTATTGATAATCACAGGGTGTGCACCATCCTCACAGCAAAGTGTGGGGGTACTTCAGTTTGGTGACTTTGCATCACTAACAGATACGTATGAGGGGTTTGCCCAAGTGATGGCAGAGCACGACATTGCGGTTGTATATAAAAATGCCAATGCGGATGCTTCAACCCTCATGTTGAACGCACAAAGTCTTTCAGACAACCCTATAGACGGTGTGTTCGCAATAACAACGCAGGCGACACAAGCTGTGATTAATGTATTTGAAGGGCAGGACACACCCATTGTCTTTGGAGCAGTAAGTGATCCTGCATCACTGGGTATTGAATTGCAGACACTAGGTGGGGTGAGTGATGTCGCACCTTATCGTGAGCAATTTGCATTAATACAAACGTTGACACCTCAGGTGAAACGCATTGGAATGGTTTACCGTACTGGGGATGTCAATGGTGTGTACCAAATTGAACAAGTAAAGACGGCGTCAGAAAATAGCGGTTTTGAAATTGTCGAGCGTGGGGTAAATGATGCTCAAGAACTGGCGATTGCACTCCCATCTCTTGTGCGCGAAGTCGATGCAATCTATTTGATAACGGATGATCTCAATGTGTCCAATACTGCAATGATTGTTGATGGGGCTACAAAAGCTGAAATTCCAGTTTATGCAACCGAAGACGGACAATTTGAAGAGGGGATCCTTGCGAGTGTCTCGATTAGTTATACAGATTTGGGCCGTCAGGCTGGCGAAATGATGGTCAAGGCATTGAATGGGGAGCCGGTATCCATTGACTTACCGCGTAAAGTAGAAACAAAGATAAATGGTGAAGTTGCACAGATAATGAAACTGGAAGTTCCGGACGATCTGAAAACTTACATTGTTGAATGA
- a CDS encoding ABC transporter ATP-binding protein, giving the protein MIEVKDLRKVFDNGFEALKKVNFTIENGDLVCLLGPSGCGKTTILNLIAGLLDPTEGNIINDGVTMVDKHPKDRDIGFVFQNYALYPHMTVLENVMFPLRVGEKKIPKEEAEKIARKFMELTSIEELENKKPGTMSGGQQQRVAITRALVQNPNILLLDEPLSNLDARLRLKIREEIRRLVKEVGITTIFVTHDQEEALSISDKIVLMDEGVIQQHDDPQNLYLEPKNLFVAKFIGNPVINILPIEVSNGKIISDAFSFDVKNLVDTRFKETLTEGKYLLGVRPEDVLVSKDSTTFTANVESVELIGRERILNFAIGATNSKSIVSIDEEVYEGDTISCDFNYPRVFIFKETGERVY; this is encoded by the coding sequence ATGATTGAAGTCAAGGACTTGAGGAAAGTGTTTGATAATGGATTTGAAGCACTAAAAAAAGTTAACTTCACAATTGAGAATGGGGATCTCGTTTGTTTGCTCGGACCTTCAGGATGTGGTAAAACAACAATTTTAAATTTAATTGCTGGATTACTTGATCCTACAGAAGGAAATATTATAAATGATGGTGTCACAATGGTGGATAAACATCCTAAAGACCGTGATATTGGATTCGTATTCCAAAATTACGCGCTTTATCCTCACATGACTGTATTGGAAAACGTTATGTTTCCATTGCGTGTTGGTGAAAAGAAAATTCCTAAAGAAGAAGCAGAAAAGATTGCTCGCAAATTTATGGAACTCACAAGCATCGAAGAACTCGAAAATAAAAAACCAGGAACAATGTCGGGTGGACAACAACAACGTGTAGCAATTACACGTGCATTAGTTCAAAACCCAAATATTTTATTACTCGATGAGCCACTCAGTAATCTTGATGCACGCTTGCGTCTTAAGATTCGTGAAGAGATTCGTCGTTTGGTTAAAGAAGTTGGGATTACGACCATCTTTGTTACCCATGATCAAGAAGAAGCTTTATCGATAAGTGATAAAATTGTACTTATGGATGAAGGTGTTATTCAACAACATGATGATCCACAAAATCTCTACTTAGAACCTAAGAACCTCTTTGTTGCGAAATTTATTGGAAATCCTGTTATTAACATTCTTCCAATCGAAGTCAGCAATGGAAAAATTATTTCCGATGCGTTTTCATTTGATGTCAAAAACCTTGTTGATACACGTTTCAAAGAAACACTAACTGAAGGCAAATACCTTTTGGGTGTGCGTCCAGAAGATGTACTCGTATCAAAAGACAGCACAACATTTACTGCAAATGTTGAATCTGTTGAGTTGATTGGTCGTGAGCGTATTCTTAACTTTGCAATTGGTGCAACCAATTCAAAATCAATTGTAAGTATTGATGAAGAAGTCTACGAAGGCGATACAATTTCTTGTGATTTTAATTATCCACGTGTCTTTATCTTTAAAGAGACCGGCGAAAGAGTATACTAA